The Methanobrevibacter sp. sequence TACCTGTTGCTGACTGGTGGACTCTCCTTCACGTAAAAAACTATTTTCCTGTTTTAACATCTTTAAAATAGCATTTAAATTTTTAATGTTAGGATTTAAAGGACAGCCATGAAATGAAAACAAATTATATAAGTAATTGTATCTGGAAAGCATATTGTTCCAAATAAAACGAGCATTTCCAATATTTTGATTCAATACCTGTGTCATGTTTTTATCTGGAAGAATCTCCACTTTTAAACCTTTATTAACAGCATTAACCATAAAAAAAATAACTCCTTCATTATTTTTTTTAAACTAGAATTTCTTTTTTTTTAGAAACTAATATTTTTCACTAAAAAAAAAATACATGTATATTATTTAATTAAAATAACCTATATAAACAAAACCAAAGAGAGCATCTGAAAAGTAATCTCAAAATACAAAAATTAAATGGTAAAAACTTTTAGAGAAGTACTATAATATATTGGAGATATTTTGGTTTTATTTATTATATGTTCCCAAAGTTTTCCGGAAATTCTAATTTTAATTCATTGATGATGTCTTCAATAAGGATTTCTTTTAGGCTTTTATTTTCACACTCAAAGTTACCAAAGCATCCCTGTGTATCTTCACATAAATAATTTTTGTGTACTTTTATATAGTCATCAAGAGGTGTGTCAATTAATTTGGAATATTCCTGAGTATATTTGATGAATAGTTCTTCTAAATTCAAATTGTCATCCCAAATTCCATCATAGCGTCTAATGTTGATGCGTGATTTATCATCATTTTCGTCAAATTCATTTTTAATTTCATAAATTAAATCTTTGGCTTTAGCGATTTCCATATCTTTAACTTCTTTGTCATTATTTATTGAGTCGTTGCCATAATATAATTTTTGAGCATCGCTAAGATATTTACCATAACCTCCATTTCTTAAATAAAATAATGAATGTTTGACTGGTGGGAGAGATTTAATTTCATCATTAATTCTTTTATCGAATGGTTTTAATGCATGCATTATCACTAATTCTGTTATTGAAACGCGTCCAATGTAATCTACAAGTTCAGGGTATTCACCTAATGTTAATCTATTGATGTCGTCAGGATTTGGTTTCCAACCTAATTGTTGACCCCTAAAACAAATAAAAAAAGTTCTGTCTGCATCAATATGTCTTAAATCTTCAAGAATAATTTCATTATTTCTGGATTTTTTTTTCACAGAATAGGCAACGTCCTGATATTTGATGTTAATGTTATGTTTTTGGCAAATTTTTACTAATTCCGGATAAATTTCTTTAATGAAATAGTAATATTCACCAATCATATCATAAAAAGTACTATTAATCATTATAGTTACATCTTTTGTATGCATTAAAATAACCTCTATTTTGTTAT is a genomic window containing:
- a CDS encoding helix-turn-helix domain-containing protein, with the protein product MVNAVNKGLKVEILPDKNMTQVLNQNIGNARFIWNNMLSRYNYLYNLFSFHGCPLNPNIKNLNAILKMLKQENSFLREGESTSQQQV